The following coding sequences lie in one Rutidosis leptorrhynchoides isolate AG116_Rl617_1_P2 chromosome 4, CSIRO_AGI_Rlap_v1, whole genome shotgun sequence genomic window:
- the LOC139843674 gene encoding uncharacterized protein — translation MSYLQVTSIRPSMRASNQRNKLHGPAIRSNVPLNIYNVHNAIKISLGSSNKCGELMKCNANLKAGPSRYQYCTPVCSFGGKGESKNGNEGSPWKSLEKAMSSFKKEQSLEDVLRQQMEKGDYYDGDPPSGGGGGGGSGGFGGTEDEGFAGILDDILQATLAILALIVMYLYIIAGDQVILFLTDTFNFIIGKKGPRLRTIMYNFANFYQKFRAKVPYDPYWLEKEIITTPTWWDSPEKYQRILNLSTGAIKSSKRTEDTDTEEKSYSDNTYSDNNAYGEDSDDDDNAYTKKAYNDDDDEDDNDNAYNEDVDDDY, via the exons ATGAGTTACCTTCAAGTCACTTCGATCCGTCCTTCTATGCGTGCTTCCAATCAGCGGAACAAACTCCATGGACCAGCTATTCGATCCAATGTTCCACTGAACATATACAATGTTCATAATGCCATTAAGATATCCCTTGGTTCGTCAAACAAATGCGGAGAATTGATGAAATGTAACGCGAATTTAAAAGCTGGACCATCTCGTTATCAATATTGCACACCTGTGTGTTCATTTGGTGGCAAAGGAGAATCAAAAAATGGAAATGAG GGTTCCCCATGGAAATCACTTGAGAAAGCAATGAGTAGCTTTAAAAAGGAACAATCACTAGAGGATGTACTGCGACAACAGATGGAGAAAGGAGATTATTACGATGGAGATCCTCCTAGCGGCGGCGGCGGTGGCGGCGGCAGCGGCGGGTTTGGTGGTACAGAGGATGAAGGCTTTGCTGGGATCTTGGATGATATATTGCAAGCAACCTTGGCAATCCTTGcacttattgttatg tACTTGTACATCATTGCGGGTGACCAGGTTATACTCTTCCTAACTGATaccttcaatttcataattggcaAAAAAGGTCCTCGTTTAAGGACCATAATGTACAACTTTGCCAATTTCTATCAAAAGTTCAGAGCCAAGGTCCCGTACGATCCATATTGGTTGGAAAAAGAAATAATCACGACTCCTACATGGTGGGATAGCCCTGAAAAGTATCAACGCATACTTAACTTGTCTACAGGTGCAATTAAGTCTTCTAAACGTACTGAAGATACTGATACTGAAGAAAAATCTTACAGTGACAACACGTATAGTGACAACAACGCATATGGTGAGGAttcagatgatgatgataatgcatATACTAAGAAGGCTtacaatgatgatgacgatgaagacGATAATGACAATGCGTATaatgaagatgttgatgatgacTACTAG